From a single Rutidosis leptorrhynchoides isolate AG116_Rl617_1_P2 chromosome 5, CSIRO_AGI_Rlap_v1, whole genome shotgun sequence genomic region:
- the LOC139846897 gene encoding peroxidase 72, protein MAQSITIIMVLISILALANGSYLYPQFYDETCPQARNIVQSVVVKAVAKEARMAASLLRLHFHDCFVKGCDASILLDNSGSIISEKGSVPNRNSARGFEVIDQVKAELEKACPETVSCADALALAARDSTVLAGGPSWEVPLGRKDSFGASLSGSNQNIPAPNNTFQTILTKFMLKGLDTVDFVALSGSHTIGNARCTSFRQRLYNNTGNGQADYTLDQSYAAKLRQNCPRSGGDQNLFFLDPVSPTKFDNSYYKNLIAYKGLLSSDEILFTQNQQTMQYVKQYAENQELFFQQFAKSMVKMGNITPLTGKHGQIRKICRKVNS, encoded by the exons ATGGCTCAATCAATCACCATTATCATGGTACTCATATCTATCCTGGCTCTAGCCAATGGTTCTTACCTCTACCCTCAGTTCTATGACGAAACCTGTCCGCAAGCTAGGAACATCGTTCAGTCTGTTGTTGTAAAAGCCGTTGCAAAAGAGGCTCGTATGGCTGCTTCATTGCTCAGACTCCATTTCCATGATTGTTTCGTTAAG GGGTGTGATGCTTCTATACTTTTAGACAACAGTGGAAGCATAATTAGTGAAAAGGGTTCGGTCCCTAACCGCAACTCGGCTCGTGGATTTGAAGTCATTGACCAAGTCAAAGCGGAGTTAGAAAAAGCATGCCCTGAAACTGTCTCATGTGCAGATGCCTTGGCTCTGGCTGCTAGAGATTCCACCGTTCTG GCCGGTGGACCTAGTTGGGAAGTCCCATTGGGCAGAAAGGACTCATTTGGTGCAAGTTTGAGTGGTTCTAACCAAAATATTCCAGCTCCTAACAACACCTTTCAGACCATTCTTACCAAATTTATGCTCAAGGGTCTAGACACTGTTGATTTTGTAGCACTTTCTG GAAGTCACACTATTGGAAATGCAAGATGTACCAGTTTCAGACAAAGGCTATACAATAACACGGGCAACGGGCAGGCCGATTATACTCTAGACCAATCATACGCTGCAAAGCTTAGGCAGAACTGCCCGAGATCTGGTGGAGATCAGAATCTGTTTTTCTTAGACCCCGTATCCCCAACAAAGTTCGATAACAGCTACTACAAAAATTTAATAGCTTATAAGGGACTATTAAGCTCTGATGAAATATTGTTTACACAAAACCAACAAACAATGCAGTATGTGAAGCAGTATGCAGAAAATCAAGAGCTTTTTTTCCAACAGTTTGCAAAGTCAATGGTTAAAATGGGAAATATTACACCATTGACTGGTAAACATGGTCAAATCAGAAAGATATGCAGGAAAGTCAACAGTTAA